In Candidatus Defluviibacterium haderslevense, the following are encoded in one genomic region:
- a CDS encoding T9SS type A sorting domain-containing protein: MAFFRPQNATFEAADINVWSNIFIESDTPIAFVGCIRSKVVNNTIINPVIWIFRILQETVDPNRFAPCGMNEFTNNIIYFPNNIRTIVNIGPNTDPSSFIFSNNLWYNHQNPSFNQYNLPVAETGSIKGKDPLFVNLTQENFNLLKSSPAIGQGKSVIAPIEDYNGNLFEITNRSIGAIEYQKVSNNDDLNTSSMLVYPNPSKGLIHIISDLIKGEHLKITIFSIQGNFIKSIPINTTTNPSIDLQMNDGTYMYIIEDSKEKILKRSLLLISK, from the coding sequence TTGGCATTTTTTAGACCTCAGAATGCAACATTTGAGGCTGCAGATATAAATGTATGGTCGAACATATTCATTGAATCTGACACACCCATTGCATTTGTAGGATGTATCCGAAGTAAAGTGGTAAACAATACCATAATCAATCCGGTAATTTGGATTTTTAGAATACTTCAGGAAACGGTTGACCCCAATCGTTTTGCTCCTTGTGGAATGAATGAATTTACAAATAACATTATTTATTTCCCAAATAATATTAGAACGATTGTTAATATTGGACCAAATACAGATCCTTCTTCATTTATTTTTTCAAATAACTTATGGTACAATCATCAGAATCCAAGTTTTAATCAATACAATTTACCTGTAGCAGAAACCGGAAGTATCAAAGGCAAGGATCCATTATTTGTAAACTTAACACAAGAAAATTTTAATCTTTTAAAAAGCTCACCAGCCATTGGTCAAGGCAAATCGGTGATCGCACCTATTGAAGATTATAATGGAAATCTTTTTGAAATTACCAACCGATCAATTGGAGCCATAGAATATCAAAAAGTAAGCAATAATGATGATTTAAATACTTCATCCATGTTAGTTTATCCAAATCCATCTAAAGGATTAATACATATTATTTCCGACCTTATAAAAGGTGAACATTTAAAAATAACAATTTTTTCAATCCAAGGAAACTTTATAAAAAGCATACCAATTAATACTACAACAAACCCATCCATCGACTTGCAAATGAATGATGGAACTTACATGTATATCATAGAAGATTCAAAAGAGAAAATTCTCAAAAGATCCTTGTTATTGATTTCAAAATAA
- the tnpA gene encoding IS200/IS605 family transposase: MSNTYTQLIIQLVFAVKGRKSFISETWEEELYKYITAVVQNYRHKMLAINGMIDHIHILIGLNPAISISDLVKDIKRASNNWINEKGLIKNKFEWQSGFGAFSYSRSHLDKVYKYIQNQKIHHKKVSFKSEYLTELIANEIEYKDEYLFEYYE; encoded by the coding sequence ATGAGTAACACATATACACAATTGATTATCCAATTGGTTTTTGCAGTGAAGGGTAGAAAAAGTTTTATAAGTGAAACATGGGAAGAAGAATTATATAAATATATAACTGCTGTTGTACAAAACTATAGACATAAAATGCTAGCAATAAATGGTATGATAGATCATATTCATATATTAATAGGTTTGAATCCTGCGATATCCATTTCTGATTTGGTTAAAGATATAAAAAGAGCAAGCAATAATTGGATTAACGAAAAGGGGCTAATCAAAAATAAATTTGAATGGCAAAGCGGATTTGGAGCATTTTCTTATAGTCGATCTCATTTGGATAAAGTTTATAAATATATTCAAAATCAAAAGATACATCATAAAAAGGTATCGTTCAAATCAGAATACCTAACTGAACTAATAGCGAATGAGATTGAATATAAGGATGAATATCTTTTTGAATATTACGAATAG
- a CDS encoding LysE family transporter: MEWLIKGVLLGISIGLLVGPLFFALIQAGMEYGFRKGFLFAAGIWISDFILLMLTYFIFKNIPLPTNTDDISPILIVICAAAFILIGLNIMLSPTKKMDHQYLPTSKLWTVLVTKGFIVNTMNPSAFLIWMSVATIANKITLKPSGTEILMFYLSIGITIIGLDLLKIFLGKKIALKFKDGILSKFKYVSGVFFIINGLYLVYVAIF; the protein is encoded by the coding sequence ATGGAGTGGTTGATCAAAGGCGTATTGTTAGGCATTAGTATTGGCCTTTTGGTGGGGCCTTTGTTTTTTGCATTGATACAAGCAGGTATGGAATATGGATTCCGCAAAGGATTTCTTTTTGCAGCAGGAATTTGGATTAGTGATTTCATTCTATTAATGCTCACCTATTTTATATTTAAAAATATTCCACTACCTACAAACACAGATGATATCAGTCCGATTCTTATAGTTATCTGCGCTGCAGCATTTATATTAATTGGTTTAAACATTATGCTCTCACCAACAAAAAAAATGGATCATCAATATCTTCCTACTTCTAAATTATGGACAGTCTTGGTCACAAAAGGTTTTATTGTTAACACCATGAATCCATCTGCATTTTTAATTTGGATGAGTGTTGCGACTATTGCCAATAAAATAACTTTAAAACCCAGTGGCACAGAAATTCTTATGTTCTATTTGAGCATTGGTATCACCATCATTGGTTTAGATTTGTTGAAAATATTCTTAGGTAAGAAAATTGCTTTAAAATTCAAGGATGGTATCCTGTCAAAATTCAAATATGTGTCGGGCGTTTTTTTTATAATTAATGGGTTATATTTGGTGTACGTCGCCATATTCTAA